A window of Blastomonas sp. SL216 contains these coding sequences:
- the cysD gene encoding sulfate adenylyltransferase subunit CysD, with amino-acid sequence MTRTLTHIERLEAEAIHIMREVVAQAEKPVMLYSVGKDSAVMLHLARKAFYPSPPPFPLLHVDTTWKFKDMYALRDQMARESGMELLVYQNPEAAERGINPFDHGPLHTDMWKTEGLKQALDLHGFDAAFGGARRDEEKSRAKERIFSFRTASHGWDPKNQRPELWNLYNARKNKGESIRVFPISNWTELDIWQYIQLNDVPIVPLYFAAVRPTFEWEGQLFMADDIDRLTRVLGKTPDITERSIRFRTLGCFPLTGAVESTASTLSEVIQETLLTTTSERQGRVIDKDAGGAGMEKKKQEGYF; translated from the coding sequence ATGACCCGCACCCTCACCCATATCGAGCGCCTGGAAGCCGAGGCGATCCACATCATGCGCGAAGTCGTGGCGCAGGCGGAAAAGCCGGTGATGCTCTATTCGGTGGGCAAGGACAGCGCCGTGATGCTGCATCTGGCGCGCAAGGCCTTTTACCCATCGCCCCCGCCCTTCCCGCTGCTGCATGTCGATACGACGTGGAAGTTCAAGGACATGTACGCGCTGCGCGACCAGATGGCGCGCGAAAGCGGCATGGAGCTGCTGGTCTACCAGAATCCCGAGGCGGCAGAGCGCGGGATCAACCCGTTCGATCACGGTCCGCTGCACACCGACATGTGGAAGACCGAGGGGCTGAAACAGGCGCTCGACCTGCACGGCTTCGACGCGGCGTTCGGTGGCGCGCGGCGCGACGAGGAGAAGAGCCGCGCCAAGGAGCGCATCTTCTCGTTTCGCACCGCCAGCCATGGCTGGGATCCGAAGAACCAGCGGCCCGAGCTTTGGAATCTCTATAACGCGCGGAAAAACAAGGGCGAGAGCATCCGCGTGTTCCCGATCAGCAACTGGACCGAGCTCGACATCTGGCAATATATCCAGCTCAACGACGTGCCGATCGTGCCGCTCTATTTTGCGGCCGTCCGCCCGACCTTCGAATGGGAAGGCCAGCTGTTCATGGCCGATGACATTGACCGGCTGACCCGCGTGCTGGGCAAGACGCCCGACATCACCGAGCGCTCGATCCGCTTCCGCACCCTGGGCTGCTTCCCGCTCACCGGCGCGGTCGAAAGCACTGCGAGCACCCTGAGCGAGGTGATCCAGGAGACCTTGCTCACCACAACATCCGAGCGCCAGGGCCGCGTGATCGACAAGGATGCCGGCGGCGCGGGCATGGAGAAGAAGAAGCAGGAGGGCTATTTCTGA
- a CDS encoding RsmB/NOP family class I SAM-dependent RNA methyltransferase, whose protein sequence is MNNRTSTTDDTPGLPARRAALKMLDAVMRRGESLDVAQHAACQGIDDRSDRALAMAIAGEVLRHLPGLDLLINSMTRLPLAEDAKARMVLRIMLAQTLALETPPHATVATALPLLQGGPRKLAHGVFGSLMRAGVALPAPELPPATANRWSALWGEPMAEAASAALGSPPPLDLSLASTDSTAATAEQLGGISLAPGHVRLPRAGAIEQIEGFESGDWWVQDLAASLPARLLGAGQGRSVLDLCAAPGGKTMQLAAAGWQVTALDNSEKRIKRLRQNLKRTGLDAATVTDNLLEWRPDEQADAVLLDAPCSATGIFRRHPDVLYRIAPRHIEDRAEQQALLLERASNWVKPGGMLVYAVCSLEKTEGEDVIARFLADDSRYAIDPVRSDELPDGVTPDALGQVRTLPGMLADAGGLDGFFMARLRHNG, encoded by the coding sequence ATGAACAACCGCACTTCCACCACCGACGATACCCCCGGCCTGCCCGCTCGCCGCGCGGCGTTGAAAATGCTCGACGCTGTCATGCGGCGCGGAGAATCGCTCGATGTCGCGCAGCACGCCGCCTGCCAGGGCATAGACGACCGCTCCGACCGCGCGCTGGCCATGGCGATCGCCGGAGAGGTGCTGCGGCATCTGCCGGGCCTCGATCTGCTGATCAACAGCATGACCCGCCTGCCGCTGGCCGAGGATGCCAAGGCGCGGATGGTGCTGCGCATCATGCTGGCACAGACGCTGGCGCTGGAAACCCCGCCGCACGCGACCGTTGCTACCGCGCTGCCGCTGCTGCAGGGCGGTCCGCGCAAGCTGGCGCATGGCGTTTTCGGCAGCCTGATGCGCGCCGGCGTCGCCCTGCCCGCCCCCGAACTGCCGCCCGCCACCGCGAACCGCTGGAGCGCCCTGTGGGGCGAACCGATGGCAGAGGCCGCCAGCGCAGCGCTCGGCAGCCCGCCCCCGCTCGACCTCAGCCTCGCCAGCACCGATTCTACCGCCGCCACGGCCGAGCAGCTCGGCGGCATCTCGCTCGCCCCCGGTCATGTCCGGCTTCCGCGCGCGGGCGCGATCGAACAGATCGAAGGCTTCGAATCGGGCGACTGGTGGGTGCAGGATCTGGCCGCCAGCCTGCCTGCGCGGCTGCTGGGCGCAGGCCAGGGCCGCAGCGTCCTGGATCTGTGCGCTGCGCCGGGGGGCAAGACGATGCAGCTTGCCGCTGCCGGATGGCAGGTGACCGCGCTGGACAATTCCGAAAAGCGGATCAAGCGCCTGCGCCAGAATCTGAAGCGCACCGGGCTGGATGCGGCAACGGTCACCGACAATCTGCTCGAATGGCGGCCCGACGAGCAGGCCGATGCCGTGCTGCTCGACGCGCCTTGCAGCGCCACCGGGATTTTCCGCCGCCATCCCGATGTTCTCTACCGCATCGCCCCGCGCCATATCGAGGACCGAGCCGAACAGCAGGCGCTGCTGCTGGAGCGTGCGTCGAACTGGGTGAAGCCTGGCGGAATGCTGGTTTATGCGGTCTGCTCGCTCGAAAAGACCGAAGGAGAGGACGTGATCGCGCGCTTTCTGGCGGATGACAGCCGCTATGCGATCGATCCGGTGCGCAGCGATGAACTGCCCGATGGCGTGACGCCCGATGCGCTGGGCCAGGTGCGCACGCTCCCCGGCATGCTGGCCGATGCAGGCGGTCTCGACGGTTTTTTCATGGCCCGGCTGCGGCATAACGGCTGA
- a CDS encoding DUF1674 domain-containing protein, with product MSQTPRATRRPDHVKPPAHWGKSVPVPVPQPIAADQAEEAAKGPTRFGDWEHKGIAIDF from the coding sequence ATGTCACAGACCCCCCGCGCCACGCGCCGCCCCGATCATGTCAAGCCGCCTGCCCATTGGGGGAAATCCGTGCCGGTGCCGGTGCCCCAGCCGATTGCTGCAGATCAGGCGGAAGAGGCTGCCAAGGGGCCGACGCGGTTCGGCGATTGGGAGCACAAGGGCATCGCCATCGATTTCTGA
- the rpe gene encoding ribulose-phosphate 3-epimerase, whose translation MPQPPLIAPSILSADFARLGEEVRAIDAAGADWIHIDVMDGHFVPNITIGPAVVKALRPHSSKPFDVHLMISPVDQYVQAFADAGADIISVHPEAGPHVHRTVQLIKSLGKKAGVVLNPATPAKMLDYLIDEVDLVLVMSVNPGFGGQSFITSQLRKIEAIAKMIAKSGRAIDLEVDGGIDTITAPQAANAGANVLVAGTASFKGGPDQYAANIRELKGQ comes from the coding sequence ATGCCGCAGCCCCCATTGATAGCCCCGTCCATCCTGTCCGCCGATTTCGCGCGTCTGGGAGAAGAAGTGCGCGCGATCGATGCCGCTGGTGCTGACTGGATTCATATCGATGTGATGGATGGCCATTTCGTGCCCAACATCACGATCGGCCCGGCTGTCGTGAAGGCCTTGCGCCCGCACAGCAGCAAGCCGTTCGACGTGCATCTGATGATTTCGCCGGTGGACCAGTATGTCCAGGCCTTTGCCGATGCCGGCGCGGACATTATCAGCGTGCATCCCGAAGCGGGGCCGCATGTGCATCGCACCGTCCAGCTCATCAAGTCGCTGGGCAAAAAGGCTGGCGTGGTGCTCAACCCTGCAACCCCGGCCAAGATGCTCGATTATCTGATCGATGAGGTCGATCTGGTGCTGGTAATGAGCGTGAATCCCGGATTTGGCGGGCAAAGCTTCATCACCAGCCAGCTGCGCAAGATCGAGGCGATCGCCAAGATGATCGCAAAATCGGGCCGCGCGATCGATCTGGAGGTCGATGGCGGCATCGATACGATCACCGCGCCCCAGGCCGCCAATGCCGGGGCAAATGTGCTGGTCGCGGGCACGGCAAGCTTCAAGGGCGGGCCGGACCAATATGCCGCCAATATCCGGGAGTTGAAGGGCCAATGA
- the htpX gene encoding zinc metalloprotease HtpX, translating to MNGLKTTMLLAALTALFMALGYTLGGSGGAVIALLVAAGMNLFTFWNADKIVLKMHNAVEVNAQSHPDFYTLVARLAERGGLPMPRVYIIDQAAPNAFATGRNPENAAVAATTGLLQMLSRDEVEGVMAHELAHVKNRDTLIMTMVATIAGAVSMLANFGLFFRDDNRNPWATMLAVLVAPFAAMIVQMAISRTREFGADRGGAEISGKPLALASALARIAGQAERIPNPVVERNPAAAQLYIVPSGVRALFSTHPDTGDRIAALEAMAGEQAAQPAPRRKGSALDPLGRG from the coding sequence ATGAACGGATTGAAGACCACCATGCTGCTGGCAGCGCTGACCGCGCTGTTCATGGCGCTGGGCTATACGCTGGGTGGGTCGGGCGGTGCCGTCATTGCGCTGCTGGTTGCGGCGGGCATGAACCTGTTCACCTTCTGGAACGCTGACAAGATCGTGCTGAAAATGCACAATGCGGTCGAGGTTAATGCCCAGAGCCACCCCGATTTCTACACCCTGGTGGCGCGTCTTGCCGAACGCGGCGGACTGCCGATGCCGCGCGTCTACATCATCGATCAGGCCGCGCCCAATGCCTTTGCCACGGGCCGCAACCCCGAGAACGCTGCCGTTGCCGCCACGACCGGGCTCTTGCAGATGCTGAGCCGCGACGAGGTCGAGGGCGTGATGGCGCATGAACTGGCGCATGTGAAGAACCGCGACACACTGATCATGACCATGGTCGCGACCATCGCCGGGGCCGTCTCGATGCTGGCCAATTTTGGGCTGTTCTTCCGTGATGACAACCGCAACCCCTGGGCGACGATGCTGGCGGTGCTGGTCGCACCCTTTGCGGCGATGATCGTGCAGATGGCGATCAGCCGAACCCGCGAATTCGGCGCGGACCGGGGCGGCGCGGAAATCAGCGGCAAGCCGCTCGCGCTGGCATCTGCGCTGGCGCGGATTGCTGGCCAGGCCGAACGCATCCCCAATCCGGTGGTCGAGCGCAACCCTGCGGCGGCGCAGCTCTATATCGTGCCCTCGGGCGTTCGCGCGCTGTTTTCGACGCATCCCGATACCGGCGACCGCATCGCCGCGCTCGAAGCCATGGCAGGCGAACAGGCCGCCCAGCCCGCGCCGCGCCGCAAGGGCAGCGCGCTCGACCCGCTAGGCCGGGGATGA
- a CDS encoding heparinase II/III family protein yields MNDVLSESRRTGARAAQASEQERRLPLIGADSEPRPDLIEDGSTRSGERKQLVRLENDRGLSLTESIVHYFYRLTWRTPLHKLRLKGRSPLRLLAAPDDPFPGDARRGKAIRAGFFQIAGQRVELAKVNFGNLQAPPEVLEYVHSFAWLRDLAAAAPRETCVPIAERLVTQWLDAHLETVADPAWRADLAAKRIINCAAHAPLILSSSDLVYRSRVLRNFASTARHLDHVADKAPEGLARVTAWTGVVAAALLLPDGEPRRIFGEAGLKRAIEGFLGEDGGALSRAPLAQIEAIRMLSMLRAVYAARGELLSPIVELALSRAVPALQGLTHHDGGLGSWQGAPGISAETMATLIRASGIRARPLRDARHWGYQRVPAGRTVVLVDAGTPAMARHAVMGCASTLAFEMSHGPHRLIVNCGGASAIAPDMPPELAKGLRATAAHSTLCLDDTNSTSVLPKGQLGKGVGLVELDRRDSDDAARLDMTHDGYARRYGLVHRRLLVLRSDGRELRGEDVLLPVPNRGFGRGFGRQKQGDVPFAIRFHLGVDVEAHLATDGWGVFLRVADGSLWQFRTAASKVTLEESLWVDENGQIRPSQQIVLSGTASVGGGNYGWLIKHMG; encoded by the coding sequence ATGAACGATGTCCTGTCCGAGAGCCGCCGGACAGGCGCCCGCGCAGCCCAAGCCAGCGAGCAGGAACGTCGCCTGCCGCTGATCGGCGCAGACAGCGAGCCGCGCCCCGACCTGATCGAGGATGGATCGACGCGCTCCGGGGAGCGCAAGCAGCTCGTCCGGCTGGAAAACGACCGTGGTCTTTCGCTGACCGAGAGCATCGTCCATTATTTCTATCGGCTGACCTGGCGCACCCCGCTGCACAAGTTGCGGCTCAAGGGCCGGTCACCGCTCCGCCTGCTGGCCGCTCCGGACGATCCGTTCCCCGGCGACGCCCGTCGCGGCAAGGCCATTCGCGCCGGATTCTTCCAGATAGCAGGGCAGCGCGTTGAACTGGCCAAGGTCAATTTCGGCAACTTGCAGGCACCCCCAGAGGTGCTGGAATATGTCCACAGCTTTGCATGGCTGCGCGATCTGGCCGCTGCGGCACCGCGCGAAACCTGCGTGCCGATTGCCGAACGGCTGGTCACCCAATGGCTGGACGCCCATCTGGAGACCGTCGCAGACCCGGCCTGGCGCGCCGATCTGGCGGCCAAGCGTATCATCAACTGCGCTGCCCATGCCCCGCTGATCCTGTCGAGCAGCGACCTCGTCTATCGCTCGCGCGTGCTTCGAAACTTCGCCAGCACGGCGCGTCATCTGGACCATGTTGCCGACAAGGCACCCGAAGGGCTGGCCCGGGTCACCGCCTGGACCGGTGTCGTCGCCGCCGCGCTGCTGCTGCCCGATGGCGAGCCGCGCCGCATCTTTGGCGAGGCCGGGCTCAAGCGCGCGATCGAGGGTTTTCTGGGCGAAGATGGCGGCGCATTGTCGCGCGCTCCGCTGGCGCAGATCGAGGCGATCCGGATGCTGTCGATGCTCCGCGCCGTCTATGCCGCGCGCGGCGAGCTTCTGTCGCCCATTGTCGAGCTGGCGCTCAGCCGCGCGGTGCCTGCGCTGCAGGGGCTGACGCATCATGATGGCGGTCTGGGCAGCTGGCAGGGCGCGCCCGGCATTTCCGCCGAGACCATGGCGACGCTGATCCGCGCCAGCGGCATCCGCGCCCGTCCTTTGCGCGATGCCCGGCACTGGGGATATCAGCGCGTTCCCGCCGGGCGCACCGTCGTGCTTGTCGATGCCGGAACCCCGGCCATGGCGCGCCACGCGGTGATGGGCTGCGCTTCGACGCTGGCGTTCGAGATGAGCCATGGCCCGCACCGGCTGATCGTCAATTGCGGCGGAGCGAGCGCCATCGCGCCCGACATGCCGCCCGAGCTTGCCAAGGGCCTGCGCGCGACTGCCGCGCATTCGACACTTTGCCTTGATGACACCAACAGCACCTCGGTTCTGCCCAAGGGCCAGCTCGGCAAGGGTGTTGGCCTGGTCGAGCTCGACCGCCGCGACAGCGACGATGCCGCGCGGCTGGACATGACGCATGACGGCTATGCCAGGCGCTATGGCCTGGTGCACCGCCGCCTGCTCGTCCTGCGCAGCGACGGGCGCGAGCTGCGCGGCGAGGATGTATTGCTGCCCGTGCCCAATCGAGGCTTCGGGCGCGGCTTTGGCCGTCAGAAGCAGGGCGACGTGCCCTTTGCCATCCGCTTCCATCTGGGCGTGGATGTCGAGGCGCATCTCGCCACCGATGGCTGGGGCGTGTTTCTGCGCGTCGCCGATGGGTCGCTGTGGCAGTTCCGCACTGCCGCGAGCAAGGTAACGCTCGAGGAAAGCCTCTGGGTGGATGAAAACGGGCAGATCAGGCCCAGTCAGCAGATTGTCCTGTCCGGCACCGCATCGGTGGGCGGCGGCAATTACGGCTGGCTAATCAAGCATATGGGATAA
- the cysN gene encoding sulfate adenylyltransferase subunit CysN, producing the protein MDAVYQTEALIAEDIDAYLDVHQHKTMLRFITCGSVDDGKSTLIGRLLYDSKMIFEDQLAALENDSKKVGTQGQEIDFALLVDGLAAEREQGITIDVAYRFFNTEKRKFIVADCPGHEQYTRNMITGASTSDLAVILIDARKGVLVQTRRHSYLCQLIGIRNIVLAVNKMDLVDYDQSRFDEIVAEYRTFAQSIGIESFTAMPISGFKGDNITTRSDNTPWYTGPTLIEHLETVEVLSSLDADKPFRMPVQWVNRPNLDFRGFSGLIATGSIKPGDPVRVLPSGKTSTVSRVVTLDGDLDEAVAGQSVTLTFADEIDCSRGDVIATADQPPQAADQFEATIVWMDDDAMLVGRSYWLKLGTQTVSVTVQQPKYTVNVNTLDHLACKTLELNAIGVAEIATDKPLVFEPYADSRTLGGFILIDKLTNRTVGAGMLHFSLRRAQNVHWQATDITREVHASLKNQKPKVLWFTGLSGSGKSTIANEVEKRLNLMNRHTFLLDGDNVRHGLNRDLGFTEADRIENIRRVGEVAKLMADAGLIVLTAFISPFRAERDMVRKMLPEGEFVEIFVDTPLEVAEARDVKGLYKKARSGALKNFTGIDSPYEPPEDPDIRVNTVEMTPEEAADHIVRQLMPLK; encoded by the coding sequence ATGGACGCCGTGTACCAGACCGAAGCCCTGATTGCCGAGGATATCGACGCCTATCTCGATGTCCACCAGCACAAGACGATGCTGCGCTTCATCACCTGCGGGTCGGTGGATGACGGCAAGTCGACGCTGATCGGACGGCTGCTCTATGACAGCAAGATGATCTTCGAGGACCAACTCGCCGCGCTTGAAAACGACAGCAAGAAGGTCGGCACGCAGGGGCAGGAAATCGATTTCGCGCTGCTGGTCGATGGCCTGGCCGCCGAGCGCGAACAGGGCATCACCATCGATGTCGCCTATCGCTTCTTCAACACCGAAAAGCGCAAGTTCATCGTCGCCGACTGCCCGGGGCACGAGCAGTATACGCGCAACATGATCACCGGTGCATCGACCTCCGATCTTGCCGTGATCCTGATAGACGCGCGCAAGGGCGTGCTCGTCCAGACGCGGCGGCATTCCTATCTGTGCCAGTTGATCGGCATCCGCAACATCGTGCTGGCGGTCAACAAGATGGATCTGGTGGACTATGACCAGAGCCGTTTCGACGAGATCGTCGCGGAATACCGGACCTTTGCGCAGAGCATCGGCATCGAGAGCTTCACCGCGATGCCGATCAGCGGCTTCAAGGGCGACAATATCACCACCAGGTCGGACAATACGCCGTGGTATACCGGGCCGACGCTGATCGAACATCTCGAGACCGTCGAAGTGCTGTCCTCGCTCGATGCCGACAAGCCGTTCCGCATGCCGGTGCAATGGGTCAACCGGCCCAATCTCGATTTTCGCGGATTTTCGGGGCTGATCGCCACCGGATCGATCAAGCCGGGAGATCCGGTCCGCGTATTGCCTTCGGGCAAGACCAGCACCGTCAGCCGCGTCGTGACGCTGGATGGCGATCTGGACGAAGCGGTGGCGGGACAATCGGTCACGCTGACCTTCGCGGACGAGATCGACTGCTCGCGCGGCGATGTCATCGCTACCGCCGACCAGCCGCCGCAGGCCGCCGACCAGTTCGAGGCGACGATCGTCTGGATGGACGATGATGCGATGCTGGTGGGCCGCTCCTATTGGCTGAAACTGGGCACGCAAACCGTGTCGGTGACGGTGCAGCAGCCCAAATACACGGTCAACGTCAACACGCTCGACCATCTGGCGTGCAAGACGCTGGAGCTGAACGCTATCGGCGTGGCCGAGATCGCCACCGACAAGCCCTTGGTGTTCGAACCCTATGCCGACAGCCGGACGCTGGGCGGCTTCATCCTGATCGACAAGCTGACCAACCGCACCGTCGGCGCGGGCATGCTGCATTTCTCGCTACGCCGCGCGCAGAACGTCCACTGGCAGGCGACCGACATCACCCGCGAGGTGCACGCCAGCCTGAAGAACCAGAAGCCCAAGGTGCTGTGGTTCACCGGGCTTTCCGGATCGGGCAAGTCGACCATCGCCAATGAGGTGGAAAAGCGGCTCAACCTGATGAACCGCCATACTTTCCTGCTTGATGGCGACAATGTCCGCCACGGCCTCAACCGCGATCTCGGCTTTACCGAGGCGGACCGGATCGAGAATATCCGCCGCGTTGGCGAGGTCGCCAAGCTGATGGCCGATGCCGGTCTGATCGTGCTGACCGCGTTCATCAGCCCCTTCCGCGCCGAGCGCGACATGGTGCGCAAGATGCTGCCCGAAGGCGAATTCGTCGAGATTTTCGTCGACACCCCGCTGGAGGTTGCCGAGGCGCGCGACGTGAAGGGGCTCTACAAGAAGGCCCGCTCGGGCGCGCTCAAGAACTTCACCGGTATCGACAGCCCCTATGAGCCGCCCGAAGACCCGGACATCCGCGTCAACACCGTTGAAATGACGCCGGAAGAAGCCGCCGACCACATCGTTCGCCAGCTGATGCCGCTGAAATGA
- a CDS encoding Coq4 family protein — protein MSEPVFRHPERPVPKFRPFKAMHHFRNLIADKEDTEQVFHIFQCLPRMKLVDEIRAFVYNDFGRQLRMSEPYLPDILDDHARLRAMPKGSVAHAYVDFMEREVLSAAGLVAEYDRFQGNRRYGDMIEWYVNRLRDTHDLLHVLTGYGRDALGEASVLAFTYGQNPSPGNIFIAYMAALNMTRTIRSDAPVFKAVGEAKRLGKACPRIAEQSMLSLLAEPLAEARKRLNIDEPRYYVMAHDRLRARGIDPYNLLGKAQPA, from the coding sequence ATGTCTGAACCGGTGTTCCGTCATCCCGAACGGCCCGTGCCGAAATTCCGCCCGTTCAAGGCGATGCACCATTTCCGCAATCTGATTGCGGACAAGGAAGATACCGAGCAGGTCTTCCACATCTTCCAGTGCCTGCCCCGGATGAAGCTGGTCGATGAGATCCGCGCCTTTGTGTACAACGATTTCGGACGCCAGCTGCGGATGAGCGAACCGTATCTGCCCGATATTCTGGACGATCACGCCCGGCTGCGCGCGATGCCCAAGGGCAGCGTGGCGCATGCCTATGTCGATTTCATGGAGCGCGAAGTCCTTTCCGCCGCAGGGCTGGTGGCGGAATATGACCGGTTCCAGGGCAACCGCCGATATGGCGACATGATCGAATGGTATGTGAACCGGCTGCGCGACACGCATGATCTGCTGCACGTGCTGACCGGCTATGGCCGCGATGCGCTGGGCGAGGCGTCGGTGCTGGCGTTCACGTACGGGCAGAACCCGTCGCCGGGCAACATCTTCATCGCCTATATGGCCGCGCTCAACATGACGCGCACGATCCGCAGCGATGCGCCGGTGTTCAAGGCGGTGGGCGAGGCGAAAAGGCTGGGCAAGGCCTGTCCGCGCATCGCCGAGCAATCGATGCTCTCGTTGCTCGCCGAACCACTGGCTGAAGCCCGCAAGCGGCTCAACATCGATGAACCGCGCTATTATGTGATGGCGCATGACAGATTGCGTGCGCGCGGGATCGATCCCTATAACCTGCTTGGCAAGGCCCAGCCCGCCTGA
- a CDS encoding helix-turn-helix transcriptional regulator, whose translation MRFDPGLIEALHEGMFQAPLWDDFLHRLRASSGAALALLAIRPQGQSDVAELVAGEGPSGALRRMMVGGQMREGRGYALEELQDLATAADREALASAQIKALRAVRVTEPSGVDGWLVCAGGRSLGSSAGALVLALAPHLRIALRGFAALERERFRSSVTGEAFNRLNIGWLTLDGQGRIVEVSENAGQMFQWGSLLRRGRYDRLVPSEPAIDRQLTGYIKQVTAGRTVRPLAINLSRDPWLDMLVAPLQGDTISGHRSASVIVYVSGDRRSQADRCEQLVDMFGLLPSEARLAWLLAQATSIADAAETLGITVETARNYSKKIYAKTGASGHAELVRVIMTSVLALS comes from the coding sequence ATGCGTTTTGACCCCGGCCTTATCGAAGCATTGCATGAAGGCATGTTCCAGGCGCCCTTATGGGATGACTTCCTCCACCGATTGCGTGCGAGTTCCGGCGCGGCGCTGGCGCTCCTTGCCATCCGCCCGCAGGGGCAGAGCGATGTGGCAGAGCTGGTCGCGGGCGAGGGGCCATCGGGCGCGCTCCGGCGGATGATGGTGGGTGGCCAGATGCGCGAGGGGCGCGGCTACGCTCTGGAGGAACTGCAAGACCTGGCGACAGCTGCCGATCGCGAGGCGCTGGCATCGGCGCAGATCAAGGCATTGCGCGCGGTCCGTGTTACCGAGCCGAGCGGCGTCGATGGCTGGCTCGTCTGTGCCGGCGGTCGCTCGCTCGGCTCGTCCGCCGGTGCGCTGGTGCTGGCGCTCGCCCCGCACCTCAGGATCGCGTTGCGCGGTTTTGCAGCGCTGGAGCGCGAGCGTTTCCGGTCCTCGGTCACGGGAGAGGCGTTCAACCGGCTCAATATCGGCTGGCTGACGCTGGACGGGCAGGGGCGCATTGTCGAGGTCAGCGAGAATGCCGGACAGATGTTCCAATGGGGCTCGCTGTTGCGACGCGGGCGCTATGACCGGCTGGTGCCGTCAGAGCCCGCGATCGACCGCCAGCTGACCGGTTATATCAAGCAGGTGACTGCAGGCCGCACCGTGCGACCGCTGGCGATCAACCTGAGCCGCGATCCCTGGCTCGACATGCTGGTGGCGCCGCTGCAGGGCGACACCATTTCGGGCCATCGTTCGGCCAGCGTCATCGTCTATGTCAGCGGTGACCGGCGCAGCCAGGCGGACCGGTGCGAGCAGCTGGTCGACATGTTTGGCCTGCTGCCCAGCGAGGCGCGGCTGGCCTGGCTGCTGGCCCAGGCGACGAGCATTGCAGATGCGGCGGAAACGCTGGGAATCACGGTCGAAACCGCGCGCAACTATTCAAAGAAGATCTATGCCAAGACCGGCGCGAGCGGCCATGCCGAGCTGGTGCGCGTGATCATGACCAGCGTGCTGGCGCTGAGCTGA
- a CDS encoding 3'(2'),5'-bisphosphate nucleotidase CysQ, which produces MSLTDGELAAKLAQTAGRILLQVRDCGLVTGPALGKTGDQTANQFLCHALREQRPGDGLLSEEEKDNAERLGHSRVWIVDPVDGTREYGEARGDWAVHVGLSVDGHAVLGAVALPGLDLVLRSDQPQPLPPGAPIPRMLVSRSRPAKEALAVAELLGAELLPMGSAGAKAMAVVRGEAEIYLHTGGQYEWDSCAPVAVAAAHGLHVSRADGSPLIYNQLDTYMPDLLICRPEWTERVLTAMRSLG; this is translated from the coding sequence ATGAGCCTGACCGACGGAGAGCTCGCCGCGAAGCTGGCACAAACCGCAGGGCGCATCCTGTTGCAGGTGCGCGACTGCGGGCTGGTGACGGGTCCGGCGCTGGGCAAGACCGGCGACCAGACCGCCAACCAGTTCCTGTGCCACGCACTGCGCGAACAGCGGCCCGGCGACGGCCTGCTTTCCGAAGAGGAAAAGGACAATGCCGAGCGGCTGGGCCATTCACGCGTGTGGATCGTCGATCCGGTCGATGGCACCCGCGAATATGGCGAGGCACGCGGCGACTGGGCGGTGCATGTCGGCCTGTCGGTCGACGGCCATGCGGTCCTGGGTGCGGTGGCGTTGCCAGGGCTCGATCTGGTGCTGCGCTCCGACCAGCCGCAGCCCCTGCCCCCCGGCGCGCCGATCCCGCGCATGCTGGTGAGCCGCAGCCGCCCTGCCAAAGAGGCGCTGGCGGTCGCCGAACTGCTCGGTGCCGAGCTTCTGCCGATGGGCAGCGCCGGGGCAAAGGCGATGGCGGTGGTGCGCGGCGAGGCCGAAATCTACCTGCACACCGGCGGCCAGTATGAATGGGACAGCTGCGCCCCCGTCGCGGTCGCCGCCGCGCACGGGCTGCATGTCAGCCGCGCCGACGGTTCGCCGCTGATCTACAACCAGCTCGACACCTATATGCCCGACCTGCTGATCTGCCGTCCGGAATGGACCGAGCGCGTGCTGACGGCAATGCGCTCGCTGGGCTGA